One stretch of Mycolicibacterium fallax DNA includes these proteins:
- the rpmH gene encoding 50S ribosomal protein L34, with product MAKGKRTFQPNNRRRARVHGFRLRMRTRAGRAIVSARRGKGRRSLTA from the coding sequence GTGGCCAAGGGCAAGCGGACCTTCCAGCCGAACAACCGGCGTCGTGCGCGGGTGCACGGATTCCGGCTGCGGATGCGCACTCGTGCCGGACGCGCCATCGTGTCCGCTCGGCGCGGCAAGGGCCGTCGCTCGCTGACCGCCTGA
- the rnpA gene encoding ribonuclease P protein component, with amino-acid sequence MLPAQHRMTRSTEFGHTVKNGVRAGQPDVVLHLYRGAVSSDANDAPGPRVGLVVGKSVGNAVVRHRVSRRLRHVMAGLLTELEPDDRLVIRALPGSRDSSSADLERQLRVGLRRRIRT; translated from the coding sequence GTGCTCCCAGCTCAGCACCGGATGACGCGGTCCACCGAGTTTGGCCACACCGTCAAGAACGGTGTTCGGGCCGGGCAACCCGATGTGGTGCTGCATCTGTATCGCGGTGCGGTTTCTTCCGACGCGAACGACGCGCCGGGTCCACGCGTGGGGCTCGTCGTCGGCAAGTCCGTCGGGAATGCGGTCGTTCGACACCGGGTGTCGCGCCGGCTCCGCCATGTGATGGCCGGGTTGCTGACCGAACTTGAGCCCGACGATCGACTGGTGATCCGGGCACTCCCGGGCAGTCGGGACAGCTCATCTGCGGATCTGGAACGCCAGCTTCGCGTCGGACTTCGCCGCCGGATTCGGACATGA
- the yidD gene encoding membrane protein insertion efficiency factor YidD, with product MTNRQDEDAAPARPGLAVCVLVYLIELYRHMISPMRLPTCRFTPTCSSYAVEALVAHGLFRGTWLTAIRLAKCGPWHRGGWDPIPEPAVAVPESRRGLDDRNEFHV from the coding sequence ATGACGAATCGGCAGGACGAGGATGCGGCGCCGGCCCGACCGGGCCTGGCGGTGTGCGTGCTGGTCTATCTGATCGAACTGTATCGGCACATGATCTCTCCGATGCGGCTGCCGACCTGTCGGTTCACCCCGACCTGTAGCAGCTACGCGGTGGAGGCGTTGGTTGCGCACGGATTGTTTCGCGGCACCTGGTTGACGGCGATCCGTCTGGCCAAGTGCGGTCCATGGCATCGCGGCGGATGGGATCCGATCCCTGAGCCCGCGGTTGCGGTCCCAGAGAGTCGTCGGGGTCTCGACGACAGGAACGAGTTCCATGTCTAA